The following DNA comes from Silurus meridionalis isolate SWU-2019-XX chromosome 14, ASM1480568v1, whole genome shotgun sequence.
CGATATTTCTTGGTCTGCTACCCATTACTGGCTGGAACTGCATAGGCATGATGGAGCAGTGCTCGACCGTCCTGCCACTGTACTCCAGGAGCTTTCTTCTCTTCTGCATTACAGTATTCTCTGCTGTGTTACTGGCGATTGTGGTCCTTTATGTCCGCATATTCCGTGTCGTAAAGTCCAACACACAGAGACTGACTGGCGCTCCACAGCGTAAAGGTTTTGCGAAGAAATCCCAGAAATACATGGCGCTGTTGAAGACGGTCACTATAGTGCTGGGTGTTTTTATCGCCTGCTGGCTACCACTTTTTCTACTCCTTTTGTTGGACTTTTTTAGCCCAGCTCGAAGCTACAAGGTACTTTATAAGGCAGAGTACTTTCTCGGACTTGCTATGATTAACTCATTACTCAATCctataatatacacattaaCCAGTAAGGACATGCGTAAGGCAATACTGAGACTGCTCTGCAGCTACTGCTTGATTACAAAAGATGGACAGATGAGGAAGTTTGGAATAACGTTCCTGGAATGCAGCACAAGTAAATCAGAAATGCCATCCCACAGGCTTGAGGGCCTGGAGACAACCGTATCTACAGGGAATTTTACACCGTCTACGATCAAGGCAATTTTCCCCAAAATATCAAAGAGTGTTGTTTTGGGACAATAATTTTCGGTTGAGTGTTTTGTGGCCTGGGATAATGAAGGAGGATGAACCAGTGGGTCAGAATGTACCAAAAATGACTTTCTTATTACAGAACTGATTACATACCTGCAATAATTTTATATCAATGAAAGCATCAAAGACAGAAAATGCATTAGCATTATTACTGGCCTACCCAACATTTGAGAACTTTTTACTGTTTACCAGTTTACTGTGAGATGATCAAGCTGAAATTAAGGATTGGGGGGAAAACCTGTGTTCTCTTTAAGTCTAAGATGTTGTGAAGCAATATGCACTTAACAGGAAACAAAATGCAAGTATGACATGGTGGTAGACATTGCAGTAAATACAATTATGGGGTTGTCTATCAGCATCTATGGTTTTACATGAGATGTGTCCGTGTGCTTCTAGCAAAGCACCCATGACATCCAAAAGTGAAGATATTACACTTCTGGAATTATTCTAGGCTTTTACGGTCTGCAGCTTTCACAAGATCTGCTACATGCAAATAAAcctaatgtttatatttggacAGCATGTAAGATGGGCTTGATGTCTGTTGCTAATATCCTCATCACCTGTCAGTTTATTGGGAGTGCACTTGTGGGAATTAATGGCATTTTCATTATCATACCAGCAAATGTGTTCAATCCCCCTAGTTACTAGAGCAACCCAGGATCTTAtacaattaaacacatttgtagcagattcaattaaaacataaGACTGTCTGGGATAATGATATGTTTTGTAGCTGATTAAAAACAGATTATTCCAGTATTAATGTTGCCTTATGTGCacgtgtataaaaaaatatttatatctttgtcatgtgaaatttttttttttttttaaatgccgtgaacttttgctaaattatgatactcaaatgtatatatgtacctttataataaaaataaatctttatattaATATGTGGTGTGTTACTTTCCTTTCAACTTTTTTAACCCTACGAAAAAAAGGTGGTATAGAATTCACTTGCTTGCTacattgtgtttatatgtgaTGTGCTACACTGACCTGATGCATCAGATGGCAAACCCACAGTTCTACTGTATCACATGAGCGACATACTTACAGGAATGTGCAGTCTTgaggtttttttctctttttttttttttttgtgcattggtTCACAAACTGAGACTGAACCAGGGGTCTTAGGTGTTGacaacaagaaagaaaacaaagttCTAGCATTTCTATTCAGCTagcatttatgtatataatccTACTAATTGTTGATTAAATGGCCTTTAGCCAGTGTTGTGTGTCATTATTAATTGTAAATTGGTGGTCAGAAACTGTCATGAGGAAAATTTAAATACTTATGAGGACAATAAAGCAAATTAGTTTAAAATATCAGGCATGCTTATGTAAAATTACTATTTTTCCCCTTAAGACTTCCTTAATTTAAGATACAGCATTTGATGAATACAATTATGAACTGATCATTTTTCCTTAACTTGTAGCATTATAATAAATTtgatacatttaaattaatgattaaaggtttgaaaataaaaatcagatcACTTCAAGCAGTTTTACATTTCCtgtttattatttcttctcattaaaaaaaaaaaaaaattatcaagaCTATCAAGTGACCTAGctgttaataatttttttttttccgatgcAATAACTTTATGCATGTGCATTATCTTTAGTGTCACTAAACTGCAGTATGTCATGTGGTCTAACCTCAAGACGTGTGCCAGCTCTTACACTACCCTAGCAGGAAATTTCAAAACAAGGTCACTGACTCGTGCCGAAGTAGAACCTGCCTGAAGTGTAAATCTTTACCACAGAAACTGCACATCTGCAACTTGACTCATTTGTTAAATGACATGAGCAACAAACAAGCATCTAATAGTCACgcaaataaaattatatgacCGTGAGAATTTTTCTTTAATGCTAACCtttcacaaaaatgtaaacaaatttgTTTCCCCTGAAACAGGTTCTACTGGTGGGGAGCAACacttaaaagaataaaaggacCAAAAAGTATGTCCGCTTACATCTTAAGATGTGAGATTCAGCACCACTGAGAAAATTCCATTAAAGGGAGCAGTATTCTTCTGATGCACAAGAAGGAACCAGAACACTAAAGGAAGACACAAAGAACTTTTACCCAACTGGTTCTCAAGCCAAGTATTAAAACACACCTGTCTCAGGTGAGGCACTGCAAACAAAAGACGTGCAGTGCAGACATTTACCTTATTCTGTTACAAACTTGTTCAGTGCAACAACACCAGTAACTTAATATTCATGTGTCATACAGACAAAAATGATATATCAAAGTGTCAGGAACCAATAAGTAAAAAACTCTATACACTAAATATTTACTCTCACAAATTGTGCCTTTTCTATAGCTtctgtataattttttaatttcgACATATTCCCATTGGTTCCTGACCTTTAACACACCCTGCCCTATGCGTCATGCATTAGTCAGGTAAACGGATTACACaacataaaatttaattatgAAACAACTCACCTGCTGGGTAATTTCATTATACACGCCAACATCCTTGTAAGTCTTGTTAGTTTTCCCTTTCTGAGAGTGTTAATCATCCGTTTGCCTTTTCTCGTTGGTTACTTTCtatcagtggcgggcggtcagcaCCAGCAAAgacttctctgctggcctaaacactatcagaagcacggacctacatttacaacctaaattctcaTATTTGTTtcacaaaattgtattaatttattcccaacagtctattctcttcatttcatagcgtttttCTTGGCTCCACTGCTTctagtacatgtatgtggatgttagatttttttgtccaatcagatttcagcctctatgtgctgccatgtcaatctaatctgcccagagccttcagaatcagtagtgctgcCAATGTACCTAAAACTATATTAGCAATGAGTCtgttcagcatttttccgtcctctcgtgaggagaggtcgacCAAACCCAGAAGTTGTCTCAGTACAAGTTGTCTCTTGAGTagggtgtattttatttacatataataaataaatattgattcttaactgctccagatgatgtaggtgcacagttgcggttgtagtgtggaggtttggagttgtctcaactgggtttcttgctttagtaaaacgGTATTCACCCTCCCTATGCGAAATgcctct
Coding sequences within:
- the s1pr5a gene encoding sphingosine 1-phosphate receptor 5a, giving the protein MEASPVVLVTACPTLIPHTPAKKYMSTMFKEYQSNSIILNHYNFTGKLNESRYTQGMKPVDIVFLNICLLIVLENAVVLVAIWKNKKFHLPMYYLLGNLTFSDLLAGFTYMVNIVTSGANTLKLTPLQWFIREGCVFIMLAASIISLLAIAIERHVTMVRMKPYQGAKRGRMFALIGISWVLSIFLGLLPITGWNCIGMMEQCSTVLPLYSRSFLLFCITVFSAVLLAIVVLYVRIFRVVKSNTQRLTGAPQRKGFAKKSQKYMALLKTVTIVLGVFIACWLPLFLLLLLDFFSPARSYKVLYKAEYFLGLAMINSLLNPIIYTLTSKDMRKAILRLLCSYCLITKDGQMRKFGITFLECSTSKSEMPSHRLEGLETTVSTGNFTPSTIKAIFPKISKSVVLGQ